The Dioscorea cayenensis subsp. rotundata cultivar TDr96_F1 chromosome 19, TDr96_F1_v2_PseudoChromosome.rev07_lg8_w22 25.fasta, whole genome shotgun sequence genome includes a window with the following:
- the LOC120249293 gene encoding protein ETHYLENE-INSENSITIVE 3-like 1a, producing MLSRAQDTILKMMIKIMDECNAKGFVYGIITEDGKAINACSESLREWWKEKVRFERNASLAINKYNERICAIDKQVDGHEEDQLVKEHDLQQLQDSTLGSILSALIQHCDPPQRKFPLDKGIAPPWWPTGRETWWPPMNLPENMESPPFKKPHDLKKMFKVAVLTAVIKHLMPDIEKINILVWHSKCLQDRMSYKESTIWHEILNQELNLYKQQNPNAFIPTPLETISDALSQDQYDVYMDKSDEELDDGVIIRVGRQQGEKWRQSLPAACEAGEGSGTKYVYTCENWQCLHHDPNNGFITLNARNNHQMVCTYRKFTSPSIPITSFLHNTMNGNNVFTNKPFHHSQDQHVQQQVMQQDQQQLQLHIHPRSAMANGPHFHSISNMGFNFSGHQVPVEVSPPHYHHQQQRQLLQQHHLQIGSSFEVGNSSNSIQEQELGVQPFTADFAEMIEENLDMDLLSQHDPLSSNFGFRLESHDFHQSSNIEKKHDTQLDLFDFTGDFGVSFDLPTVSSPIPLLSNQTEN from the coding sequence ATGTTATCAAGAGCTCAAGACACCATTCTAAAGATGATGATAAAAATCATGGATGAGTGCAATGCTAAAGGCTTCGTCTACGGGATCATCACCGAGGACGGTAAAGCCATCAATGCCTGCTCCGAATCTCTTAGAGAATGGTGGAAGGAAAAAGTTCGGTTCGAAAGAAATGCTTCTTTGGCCATTAATAAATACAACGAAAGGATTTGTGCAATTGATAAGCAAGTTGATGGCCATGAAGAAGATCAACTGGTGAAGGAGCACGATCTACAACAGCTCCAAGATTCAACACTGGGTTCTATTCTTTCGGCTCTTATACAACACTGTGACCCACCTCAAAGGAAGTTCCCTTTGGACAAAGGGATTGCACCACCATGGTGGCCTACTGGGAGAGAAACTTGGTGGCCACCTATGAACTTGCCGGAGAACATGGAATCACCACCTTTTAAGAAGCCACATGACTTGAAAAAGATGTTCAAGGTGGCGGTCTTGACGGCGGTGATCAAACACCTTATGCCCGATATAGAAAAGATCAATATTCTAGTGTGGCATTCCAAATGCCTCCAAGATAGAATGTCATACAAGGAGAGTACCATTTGGCATGAGATTCTCAATCAAGAGCTGAACTTATACAAGCAGCAAAACCCAAATGCATTCATTCCAACTCCATTGGAAACCATTAGTGATGCATTATCACAAGATCAGTATGATGTCTATATGGATAAAAGTGATGAAGAACTAGACGATGGTGTGATCATAAGAGTGGGAAGGCAACAAGGTGAGAAATGGAGACAGTCGTTACCAGCTGCTTGTGAGGCAGGAGAAGGATCTGGTACTAAGTATGTTTATACCTGTGAGAATTGGCAGTGCCTTCATCATGATCCTAATAATGGATTCATCACTCTCAATGCTAGGAACAACCATCAAATGGTGTGTACGTACCGTAAATTCACTTCTCCTAGCATTCCCATCACTAGTTTCCTTCACAACACTATGAATGGCAACAATGTCTTCACTAATAAACCATTCCATCACTCTCAAGATCAGCATGTTCAGCAACAAGTCATGCAACAAGATCAGCAGCAGCTACAGCTACATATACATCCAAGGTCAGCCATGGCAAATGGCCCCCATTTTCATAGCATCTCAAACATGGGGTTCAACTTTAGTGGCCATCAAGTCCCAGTTGAAGTTAGTCCTCCTCATTATCATCATCAGCAACAGCGGcaacttcttcaacaacatCATCTTCAAATAGGATCAAGTTTTGAAGTTGGGAACAGTAGTAATTCAATCCAAGAACAAGAGCTTGGAGTACAACCATTCACTGCTGACTTTGCAGAAATGATAGAAGAAAACCTTGATATGGATCTTCTCAGCCAACATGATCCTCTTAGTTCTAACTTTGGTTTCAGACTTGAAAGCCATGATTTCCATCAGAGTTCCAATATTGAGAAGAAGCATGACACCCAACTGGACCTCTTCGATTTCACTGGTGATTTTGGGGTTTCATTCGATTTACCTACAGTGAGTTCGCCTATTCCGTTGCTTTCCAATCAAACTGAGAATTAA